Proteins encoded within one genomic window of Glandiceps talaboti chromosome 3, keGlaTala1.1, whole genome shotgun sequence:
- the LOC144433368 gene encoding aminopeptidase N-like, whose product MFTLKVNGMHPLIGQDIDTDSIRTNKMPVISTIDIMTYIPPTSNHKTPISLERGKFQQKHQHPKESMRKPAKTATRVLVRAVCIASDLCPSVLGAMASSPMQTQAHLSNNVNYNDKSPKEIEVHIAGYTTHTTGLYLSKYKAAFLATAVLLLCLTVVLLVIFMMKRQECEEVVTVLPPTEVPAALRSDVLWKSWRLPTSIVPLFYKLTVQPNILKLELRGYVEITFLCQKRTTFIILQSEALRITQYVLEERQKGTQSVSVPKIIGTPIYSPLYTYITFKLDSELRKGEEYVLRLRYDGSINTSNKGNGIYQTQYDDAKGKTRYMAASFLSPVAARKVFPCFDEPSYKANFNVTIVHRSKYIALSNMPEIPDSREDRGNGWIATNFQTTPKMSTYLLAFIVCNFTSENTLSNGGRVEFRVWARRDAMDQVQYAMDIGPKIFTYLESYAAIPYSLPKMDMIALPFLPAHGMENWGLNTFRESVLLYKEGRSSSRDKQWIAFVIGHELSHQWHSNLVTQAWWDELWLKESFATFMGMKAMDHVHPDFHMTDQQFLTDDLHKVFIVDSLSTSHPVYQTVTTPIEILDNFDMIAYQKGPALVKMMYCFLGEETFKKGLFKYLIDNAYASATSRHLWEAMEWAAKEDGITVDVPSVMDTWLLQMGYPLVTVTRDYTTGSAIISQKHFLMDQDSNNTLRESPYGYKWKVPVTYTAATEPNFDNPSTTWLLQERDELTLTGVGQDEWVVFNINQAFYYRVNYDEKNWDLIINQLNTDHTVITPSQKAAMIDDAFNLAKAGKLNPIIGLRLTEYLKNETEYLPWSAALGALDHLDRLLSHTAAYGVFKQYMRKQVELLYDYVGWNDTGSQLEKYQRVQILITSCQYGHPVCTQHAMKLYREWMDKGTAIAPNLKKAVVCGGIAAGGAEEWDFAWDKYNKSNVASEKSMLIEALTCSSELWILSRYLDMTLDGDRIPPQIALQVYTALSESSLGSYIMWDFFRENWGIISSRYGGGMYQMTPLVAAVTSTFATKFKLQELQYFIDNHVKGTTSDESGFTGTKSFLGALGKTKANVKWLEENLEGVKSWLETAVE is encoded by the exons ATGTTCACCTTAAAGGTCAATGGAATGCACCCTCTGATTGGACAAGACATCGACACTGATTCCATAAGGACAAACAAAATGCCGGTCATCTCCACCATCGATATAATGACATATATACCACCTACATCTAACCACAAAACTCCGATATCTTTAGAAAGAGGCAAGTTTCAACAGAAACATCAACACCCAAAGGAGTCCATGCGCAAGCCAG CGAAGACTGCGACACGCGTCCTCGTCCGCGCTGTATGCATTGCCTCCGACCTGTGTCCATCAGTTTTGGGCGCCATGGCGAGCTCTCCGATGCAAACACAGGCTCATTTATCTAACAATGTAAACTATAATGACAAGTCCCCAAAGGAAATAGAAGTACATATTGCTGGTTATACAACGCACACCACTGGACTGTACTTATCCAAGTACAAAGCTGCATTTCTGGCTACCGCTGTATTACTTCTTTGCCTTACCGTTGTCCTGTTGGTCATTTTTATGATGAAGCGACAGGAGTGTGAAGAGGTCGTCACGGTCCTTCCACCGACGGAGGTGCCAGCAGCATTGAGAAGTGACGTATTATGGAAGAGCTGGCGTCTGCCAACGTCCATCGTCCCGTTATTTTACAAACTGACTGTGCAACCCAACATCCTAAAGCTAGAATTAAGGGGGTATGTTGAGATCACCTTTCTGTGCCAGAAACGAACAACGTTTATCATTCTACAAAGCGAGGCTCTAAGAATAACGCAGTACGTTTTAGAGGAACGACAGAAAGGAACGCAAAGTGTATCGGTACCCAAGATCATCGGCACACCTATTTACTCGCCGCTCTATACCTATATTACTTTTAAACTTGACAGTGAACTTCGGAAAGGTGAAGAATACGTCTTACGTTTGAGGTATGACGGATCGATTAATACCAGTAACAAAGGGAATGGAATTtatcaaacacagtatgatgACGCAAAGGGGAAGACCAG GTACATGGCTGCATCTTTTCTTTCACCCGTTGCTGCTCGGAAAGTCTTCCCCTGCTTCGATGAACCCAGCTATAAAGCAAACTTCAATGTTACAATCGTACATCGATCTAAATATATCGCCCTGTCAAATATGCCAGAAATACCGGATAGTCGCGAAGACAGAGGAAATGGTTGGATAGCAACGAACTTTCAAACAACACCTAAGATGTCTACCTACTTGCTGGCTTTCATTGTCTGTAATTTCACGTCTGAAAATACATTGTCTAATGGAGGAAGAGTTGAG TTTCGAGTGTGGGCAAGACGAGACGCCATGGATCAAGTACAGTATGCTATGGATATTGGACCTAAAATCTTCACTTACCTCGAGTCCTATGCTGCTATACCCTACTCCTTGCCAAAGATGG ATATGATTGCCCTTCCATTCCTTCCTGCCCACGGAATGGAGAACTGGGGATTAAATACATTCCGAGAAAGCGTGCTGCTTTACAAGGAAGGAAGGTCATCAAGCCGGGATAAACAGTGGATAGCTTTCGTCATAGGCCATGAACTTAGTCACCAg TGGCATAGCAACTTGGTAACTCAAGCTTGGTGGGACGAGCTATGGTTGAAAGAAAGTTTTGCCACTTTCATGGGAATGAAAGCGATGGACCATGTACATCCAGATTTTCACATG ACAGATCAACAGTTTTTAACAGATGACCTGCACAAAGTGTTTATCGTGGATTCCTTATCTACGTCACATCCGGTTTATCAAACGGTCACCACACCAATAGAAATACTGGACAATTTTGACATGATTGCATATCAAAAG GGTCCAGCCTTGGTGAAAATGATGTACTGTTTCCTAGGTGAAGAAACGTTCAAGAAGGGTTTATTT AAATATTTAATTGACAATGCATATGCAAGTGCAACATCCAGACATTTATGGGAAGCCATGGAATGG GCAGCAAAGGAAGACGGTATCACTGTGGATGTACCGTCAGTGATGGATACATGGCTATTACAGATGGGCTATCCCCTTGTCACCGTAACCAGGGACTACACCACAGGATCGGCAATTATAAGTCAAAAACACTTCCTAATGGACCAAGATTCCAATAATACACTTAGGGAATCACCCTATGG TTACAAATGGAAGGTACCAGTGACGTATACAGCTGCCACAGAACCAAATTTTGACAACCCGTCTACGACATGGCTTCTACAGGAGAGAG aCGAGTTAACTTTGACCGGTGTAGGTCAGGATGAATGGGTGGTTTTCAATATCAACCAGGCATTTTACTATAGAGTGAACTATGATGAGAAGAATTGGGATTTGATCATTAATCAACTGAACACAGACCATACT GTGATAACACCAAGTCAAAAAGCAGCAATGATTGACGATGCATTCAATCTTGCCAAAGCGGGAAAATTGAACCCAATCATTGGTTTAAGACTTACAGAATATCTGAAGAACGAGACAGAATATTTACCATGGAGTGCTGCACTCGGTGCTTTGGACCACCTTGATCGTTTGCTTAGTCATACCGCCGCCTACGGTGTCTTTAAG CAATACATGCGAAAACAAGttgaactattgtatgattatGTAGGATGGAATGACACAGGATCACAGCTTGAAAA ATACCAACGTGTACAAATACTGATCACATCCTGCCAGTACGGCCATCCCGTGTGCACACAGCATGCAATGAAATTATACCGAGAATGGATGGACAAAGGCACAGC AATTGCTCCAAATCTAAAGAAGGCTGTGGTATGTGGTGGTATCGCTGCTGGGGGTGCTGAAGAATGGGACTTTGCATGGGATAAATataacaaatctaacgttgcgTCTGAGAAAAGCATGCTAATTGAAGCATTGACCTGCTCTAGTGAACTTTGGATCCTTAGCAG GTATTTAGACATGACCCTGGATGGTGACCGTATTCCTCCCCAGATAGCACTTCAAGTGTACACGGCATTGTCAGAGAGTTCCCTGGGAAGTTACATCATGTGGGATTTCTTCAGAGAGAATTGGGGTATTATTTCATCAAG GTATGGTGGCGGTATGTACCAAATGACACCATTAGTGGCAGCCGTCACATCAACCTTTGCCACAAAGTTTAAGTTACAAGAG CTGCAGTATTTTATCGACAATCATGTCAAGGGAACTACTTCAGATGAAAGTGGTTTTACTGGCACCAAAAGTTTCCTCGGAGCGTTAGGCAAGACGAAAGCTAATGTGAAATGGTTGGAAGAAAACCTAGAGGGCGTTAAATCCTGGCTTGAGACAGCCGTGGAGTAA